In Candidatus Angelobacter sp., the following proteins share a genomic window:
- a CDS encoding DHA2 family efflux MFS transporter permease subunit: MSANLEQGQEWRPRHNPWLIAMAVMAATFMEVLDTSVANVALPHIAGNLSVTPEEATWVLTSYLVSNAIILPITGWLGNFFGRKRLLVLCIFLFTLASAFCGMAAGLGSLILARIFQGAGGGAMLPISQAVLLESFPPARRGVAMAVFAMGVVVAPILGPTLGGWITDNYSWRWIFYINLPVGIAAMFMAQWLVEDPPYIRRNKAARIDFIGFSLLAVWLATLQVILDKGQQEDWFGSRWITWFAVISVAAMIAFFIREFLVAHPIVDLRILGNRNFTIGLLLMTLVGAVLYGTTAALPIFLQTLMGYPALQSGYALSPRGIGAFITTFIIGRLVGRVRNRVLLSIGFALLAASSFWLGHINLEMGMANVLWPSVLNGVAVSFIFVPLTTATMGHLRQEQMGNATGLFNLMRNLGGSVGIAFVTTMLERGAQAHQALMVGHLTPYDPAFRQQLAATRAAVAIQHGPVAATLQAYSLVYDKLIHQAKLWAFVDNFRLFGLLCIACIPLVFLFKRVRRGKPRVAAH, translated from the coding sequence ATGTCGGCGAACCTGGAGCAAGGGCAGGAATGGCGTCCGCGCCACAACCCGTGGCTTATCGCGATGGCCGTGATGGCGGCGACGTTCATGGAAGTGCTCGACACGTCCGTCGCCAACGTTGCGCTGCCACACATCGCCGGCAACCTCTCCGTCACACCCGAAGAAGCGACCTGGGTGCTGACCAGCTACCTCGTTTCGAACGCGATCATCCTGCCCATCACCGGCTGGCTGGGAAATTTCTTCGGTCGCAAACGTCTGCTCGTGCTTTGCATTTTCCTGTTCACCCTCGCTTCGGCGTTCTGCGGCATGGCGGCCGGGCTTGGCTCGCTGATTCTGGCGAGGATTTTTCAGGGCGCAGGCGGCGGCGCGATGCTGCCGATTTCGCAGGCCGTGTTGCTGGAGAGCTTCCCGCCCGCCAGACGAGGCGTGGCCATGGCCGTGTTCGCCATGGGCGTTGTCGTGGCGCCGATTCTCGGCCCGACACTCGGTGGCTGGATCACCGACAATTACTCGTGGCGCTGGATTTTTTACATCAATTTGCCGGTGGGTATCGCCGCGATGTTCATGGCACAGTGGCTCGTCGAAGACCCGCCCTACATCAGACGAAACAAGGCCGCGCGCATCGACTTCATCGGGTTTTCCCTGCTCGCCGTCTGGCTGGCGACATTGCAGGTGATCCTCGACAAGGGACAGCAGGAGGATTGGTTCGGCTCGCGATGGATCACCTGGTTTGCCGTCATCTCGGTGGCAGCCATGATTGCGTTCTTCATCAGGGAATTCCTGGTGGCGCATCCGATCGTGGACCTGCGCATCCTCGGAAATCGCAATTTCACCATCGGCCTCCTGCTGATGACGCTGGTGGGCGCCGTGCTTTACGGCACGACGGCTGCGCTGCCCATTTTTTTGCAGACACTCATGGGATATCCGGCGCTCCAGAGCGGCTATGCTCTGAGCCCGCGCGGCATCGGCGCGTTCATCACCACGTTTATCATCGGACGCCTCGTGGGGCGTGTCCGCAACCGGGTGCTCCTTTCAATCGGCTTCGCTCTGCTCGCCGCTTCCTCCTTCTGGCTCGGGCATATCAACCTCGAGATGGGCATGGCCAACGTCCTCTGGCCGAGCGTGCTCAACGGCGTCGCCGTCAGTTTCATTTTTGTGCCGTTGACGACGGCGACGATGGGGCATCTGCGCCAGGAACAAATGGGCAACGCGACCGGCCTGTTCAACCTGATGCGCAACCTCGGCGGCAGCGTCGGCATCGCCTTCGTGACGACGATGCTTGAACGCGGCGCCCAGGCGCACCAGGCGCTCATGGTCGGGCATTTGACCCCTTACGACCCGGCGTTCAGGCAGCAACTGGCTGCAACCCGGGCAGCGGTCGCCATCCAGCACGGTCCCGTCGCTGCCACTCTCCAGGCGTACAGTCTGGTTTACGACAAGCTGATTCACCAGGCGAAACTCTGGGCTTTCGTGGACAACTTCCGCCTGTTCGGACTCCTCTGTATCGCGTGCATTCCGCTGGTATTTCTGTTCAAACGGGTCCGGCGCGGCAAGCCCCGAGTGGCGGCGCACTGA